gacctcatctcgaggctctggggaataaatataaggatttgtatgagtttattccccagagcctcgagatgatgcctcgaaattggtctattcaggCTATTTTActtcatttaattttattcaattatggttctgtttaCATCTGCGAAAATAGACAAATTCGGCTAACGCGCCCTCGTTTGTCACGTGACCTGAATTGGGTAAAACAACAAACACACGTGTTGGTAGTCTATAGTAGCCATGCCTCACTATTGTTGCGCCGGAGAATGCTATAACAGCTCTAATCAAGAGGGTCTCTCGTGGCATAAATTACCAGTAGATCGGCCGACCTTATTGTCTGTCTGGATAACGAAAATGAGACGAGATCCTCGATATTTTAACGTTAACGAGCACACCAAGATATGCGGCGAACACTTTGTAATAGGAGACTACGTGAATCCTTATTCAGTGAAAAGACGACTCAAGGATGATGCAGTTCCTTCGATTTTTGCTTGGAATAAAGATAAAAATCAGTCTAAGAAAAGACGTTCTGTTACCGAAAAGCTAGAGGCAATCAGAACTGAGGAGGATGAAGCAACAGACACTGCATCCGAGGGAGAAGGCGACCCCGTCACAAGCAGTTCTGGAAAAGACCTTGGTTTAGTTTCACGAAAAACACAAACATATGAAGATGACATGTGCACTTCGTCAGATGATCATTGGCGAATTCCCTGCTCACATAAATTTTCTATAGGTCATTTGCTTTCGAAATGCACGACGCCTAAGAAAGAGGAAAAGCTGTTTACTCACTTTACTGGATTTAATTCTCATGCTGAGTTCATGAACACGTTGCAGTTTTTACTGCCAGACTTAGATAGAAAACTGTTAATTTACTGGGATAGTGAAGCAAGACAAACTACTGTCATTGATAcagaaacaatgtttgatggtgATTGTGATGACCCAGACGATTTTAACGATGAAGAACAAAATTACATGTGTTTAACACGTCCTGCAGCACACAAACTGCCCGTTGAGGATGAGTACCTTCTTGTTTTAATGAAACTTCGAATGGGTTTAAGCGTCGTTGATCTGGGAGAAAGGTTCAATATTGCCGAGAGTACCGTTAATAATATATTCCTTACCTGGATAAACTACCTGTTTGTCACACTTGGAAGCATTAAAATTTGGCCACACAGAgatattattttacaaaacgCACCTGCAGAATTCTTGGAGAAGTATCCAAATAACGTTGTCATTATTGATGCAACTGAACTGAAGATTGAAGTCCCAAGTGCACTTCAGAAGTACAGTGAAAGTTATAGTACATATAAGTCTCACACAACATTAAAATGTCTTCTTGGTGTTGATCCCAAAGGTGGGATCATGTTTGTATCTCAACTTTATGAGGGCTCTATTAGTGATAAGCAAATAGTTCAGAGAAGTGGTTTCCTAGATATCCTAGATAAAAAAGTAATGGTtggtgaaataaaaaaaggggaTGCCATCATGGCTGACAAAGGTTTTGATATTCAAAATGATTTAAAGAAACTAGGTTTGCAACTTAATAACCCTCCCTTTTTGAAAGACAAGGTTGGTTTTGAAGACGATGATGTTATTAAAACCCAAACAATTGCAAGGCACCGCATACATGTGGAGAGAGCTATTTGCAAGGTTAGAAGATTCCGAATATTTCATTCAGTCATTCCAGTTTCTATGTTGGGATGTATAAATCAAATATGGACAGTGGCTTGCCTATTGTCAAATTTCCAAAACCCCGTCCTTGCATGACCTAATAGTATCAATAACAACATTGCTATTTTTTCAAGTAAACAATGTATTCAAAGAAAACTTCTgggtttctttttaaaatctacTTTAATTTACCAAAAGAtagatgatttttttaaatgttaattCGGCTGGCAGAGTTGACCATGTTACATGacataaacaatagaccattttcgatatattaaaatccaTACTTGGCTGCGAGgcttggggaaaaaaaaaaagaaatgtatatttattcATTGCTGATCTTTAgaatgatttcttttcttttattccaCCAAGCTAGCCTCGCAGCCAAgtatgaattttaatatatcaacaTTGATCTGTTAATAAACGTTGCACTAGTTGACTGTTACTATGAAACAGATGTATCGGTACTGCTTAAAAGTGCAATTAAGCAACTCGGTTTCGTTGAGGACTACGTGTGGCTACCTACAAGTGCTAATTCTTCATTGGTTCTTTAACAGCTTTGAGCTCTCTTTGCTTTCCCAACAATAAATGAAAGTGCAGAATTGAAAAAGAAGTTCTTCAATTTGGGCAGTAGCTCATTTTCCCAGTAATCAGAATCAAAATGAATTCTGTCCACACACATTTCATTAGAGTCTGACAAATATACACAAAAATCACACCATGGTAACCCAGTGAGGGCCAACTGCCCTTGTACTTGAGCGTAATAGGAATGGGTTTTCTAAAGGATAAAATCAGCTCCGACTTTTTCAATATAAAAGTCTGGATCTGATGATGCTTGATCAAGTGTATCCCCTCGTTTTGAATAAGGACACTTTGATGGATCAAACACTTTTCCATCTGGGGTTGCACCAAGATAAGGAAATTTTGGATGAACGGAAATACCAGCATCAAATATTGCAAAATCTGGTACTTGCTGTTGCATTTTTCTGGCATATGTTGTTCgtgcaactttttcttttcccttcccATGTGAAATAGCTCTTACATTAGACAAATCCTTGGGGCAAAAAATACTTTTCAGCATTGACTCTGAAGGCCTCTGAATCCTTGAATaaacttttccaaaatttgatgcAGTAAGCCTGAACTGATGCTGTTCCACCCATTCAGCTGATTCACACTGCAACACTGTTCTCTGTTCTAAAGAGTAAGACTCACTTTTATCTATCACTATGTGGTCAGTGAAGAAAGAAGTCAGGTCAGGCTGGTTTAACATGTTCAGTTCAGTCAAATCAAAGGATGTCTTGTCGTCAATACCAACTGGAAGATCAATAAACTCAGAACACTGCACGGCAGTAACAAAACTGCCCCTTAT
Above is a window of Montipora foliosa isolate CH-2021 unplaced genomic scaffold, ASM3666993v2 scaffold_425, whole genome shotgun sequence DNA encoding:
- the LOC137988728 gene encoding uncharacterized protein, whose protein sequence is MRRDPRYFNVNEHTKICGEHFVIGDYVNPYSVKRRLKDDAVPSIFAWNKDKNQSKKRRSVTEKLEAIRTEEDEATDTASEGEGDPVTSSSGKDLGLVSRKTQTYEDDMCTSSDDHWRIPCSHKFSIGHLLSKCTTPKKEEKLFTHFTGFNSHAEFMNTLQFLLPDLDRKLLIYWDSEARQTTVIDTETMFDGDCDDPDDFNDEEQNYMCLTRPAAHKLPVEDEYLLVLMKLRMGLSVVDLGERFNIAESTVNNIFLTWINYLFVTLGSIKIWPHRDIILQNAPAEFLEKYPNNVVIIDATELKIEVPSALQKYSESYSTYKSHTTLKCLLGVDPKGGIMFVSQLYEGSISDKQIVQRSGFLDILDKKVMVGEIKKGDAIMADKGFDIQNDLKKLGLQLNNPPFLKDKVGFEDDDVIKTQTIARHRIHVERAICKVRRFRIFHSVIPVSMLGCINQIWTVACLLSNFQNPVLA